The following proteins are encoded in a genomic region of Sorangiineae bacterium MSr12523:
- a CDS encoding MBL fold metallo-hydrolase, producing the protein MNTRKMAVNFARTALLLAMATACATVDSDAEAGSSTGKVNVQVVPGVYRFDVGDFHMTALSDGTVAQDVHKIASNTSQAELDGALYRGYLTNPVEASINVVLIQAGPRLVLVDTGAGELFGPGNGGKLLSALTAAGVRPQQITDILITHIHSDHSGGLVVDGKISFPNAILHLGKPDVDFFLDPANSAKTGYDIHYFNEAIKTVKPYADAGKVRAFSSTTEVLPGITASLHPGHTPGTAFYVAESRGEKITFIGDIVHFGAVQFPNPNVTVVYDLDTKAAAAVRTQQFQIFSQQRMLVAAPHLPFPGIGHVRAEPGGSFAWVPIEYTNRQAK; encoded by the coding sequence ATGAACACGAGGAAAATGGCGGTGAATTTCGCGAGGACGGCGCTGCTCCTGGCGATGGCGACGGCGTGTGCGACGGTGGATTCGGATGCCGAGGCGGGGTCGTCGACTGGGAAGGTCAACGTGCAGGTGGTGCCCGGGGTCTATCGGTTCGATGTGGGCGATTTTCACATGACCGCATTGTCCGATGGCACGGTCGCGCAGGATGTCCACAAGATCGCGTCGAACACGTCGCAGGCCGAGCTCGATGGGGCGCTGTACCGCGGGTACCTCACGAACCCCGTCGAGGCTTCGATCAATGTCGTTCTCATTCAGGCGGGGCCGCGGCTCGTGCTCGTGGATACGGGGGCGGGCGAATTGTTCGGACCCGGCAATGGGGGCAAGTTGCTCTCCGCGTTGACGGCGGCTGGCGTTCGTCCGCAGCAGATTACGGATATTTTGATTACCCACATTCATAGCGATCATAGCGGCGGCCTGGTGGTGGACGGCAAAATCTCGTTTCCGAATGCCATCCTCCATTTGGGTAAGCCCGACGTGGACTTCTTCCTGGATCCGGCCAATTCGGCCAAGACGGGATACGACATTCATTACTTCAACGAGGCCATCAAAACGGTGAAACCCTATGCCGACGCAGGCAAGGTGCGCGCCTTTTCCAGCACGACGGAGGTGCTTCCCGGAATCACGGCGAGCCTTCATCCGGGGCATACGCCGGGAACGGCGTTTTATGTCGCCGAAAGCCGTGGGGAGAAAATCACCTTCATCGGGGACATCGTTCACTTTGGCGCCGTTCAATTCCCGAATCCGAACGTCACCGTCGTCTACGATCTCGATACGAAGGCAGCGGCCGCGGTTCGGACGCAGCAGTTCCAGATTTTCTCGCAACAGCGAATGCTCGTGGCCGCGCCGCATTTGCCATTCCCGGGTATTGGGCACGTTCGTGCGGAGCCGGGCGGCAGCTTTGCTTGGGTGCCCATCGAGTACACCAATCGGCAAGCGAAATAG
- a CDS encoding glycoside hydrolase family 88 protein: MSLSRRALLTSAAGAAVAAGTLAKTTSATAAALGSGDARTLKAAADYAIAKLRAVAPNVTGFPLITKFEKWTYTQNGDWVGGFWPGTLWLAWLYSGDAQFKTLAQDWADKLAPRRTDTGTHDLGFLFYPSWVTAWRLTGEDKWRTGAIQAASSLIQRYNSKGHFIRAWGNLSDPNNAGRVIIDTMMNLDLLAFATEQTGDPIYLDIATEHAKTAQRAFLRPDGSTPHVFDFNPSTGAPIGPNTVQGYSPTSCWSRGQAWGIYGFTTMYRRTGNAQFLATATRLADFALGALTPDNVPVWDYLAPQAPNDIKDASAGVVMACGLLDLANASQRSSYRHAAVRILTAISQTCLTTKSTRADAIVARCTRNRPSEDGVEVSVPYGDYYLLEGILRILKPTELAQAIGL; encoded by the coding sequence ATGAGTCTGAGCAGACGCGCTCTGTTGACCAGTGCAGCCGGTGCCGCCGTCGCGGCAGGGACACTCGCAAAAACGACGTCGGCGACAGCGGCCGCGCTAGGAAGCGGCGACGCGCGCACATTGAAGGCGGCCGCGGACTACGCCATTGCCAAATTGCGTGCGGTCGCGCCGAATGTCACCGGCTTTCCATTGATCACCAAGTTCGAGAAGTGGACCTATACGCAGAACGGCGATTGGGTCGGCGGCTTTTGGCCCGGCACCTTGTGGCTCGCTTGGCTGTACAGTGGCGATGCGCAGTTCAAAACCCTCGCGCAGGATTGGGCGGACAAACTCGCACCGCGGCGCACGGACACCGGAACGCACGACCTGGGCTTCCTCTTCTATCCGTCTTGGGTCACCGCCTGGAGACTCACCGGTGAGGACAAATGGCGCACCGGGGCCATTCAGGCCGCCTCGTCGTTGATCCAGCGATACAATTCCAAAGGCCACTTCATTCGCGCCTGGGGCAACCTCTCCGATCCGAACAATGCGGGGCGCGTCATCATCGACACGATGATGAACCTCGATCTGCTGGCCTTCGCCACCGAACAGACCGGCGATCCCATTTACCTCGACATTGCCACGGAGCACGCGAAGACGGCCCAGCGGGCGTTCCTGCGGCCGGACGGCTCGACGCCGCACGTCTTCGACTTCAATCCCAGCACGGGCGCCCCCATCGGGCCGAACACCGTGCAGGGGTACAGCCCGACCTCGTGCTGGTCGCGCGGCCAGGCCTGGGGCATCTACGGCTTCACCACGATGTACCGCCGCACCGGCAATGCGCAATTCCTGGCCACCGCCACCCGGCTGGCCGATTTCGCGCTCGGCGCGCTCACGCCGGACAACGTCCCGGTGTGGGACTATCTGGCACCGCAAGCGCCCAACGACATCAAGGACGCATCGGCCGGTGTGGTCATGGCGTGTGGCCTGCTCGATCTGGCGAATGCCTCGCAGCGGTCGTCGTACCGACACGCCGCCGTTCGCATCCTCACGGCGATCTCGCAGACCTGCTTGACCACCAAGTCCACGCGGGCCGATGCCATCGTCGCGCGCTGCACGCGCAATCGCCCGTCGGAGGACGGCGTCGAGGTGTCCGTGCCCTACGGGGATTACTACCTGCTCGAGGGCATTTTGCGCATCCTCAAGCCGACGGAGCTCGCGCAGGCCATCGGCCTTTAG
- a CDS encoding phospholipase D-like domain-containing protein translates to MLHIRYGLPLAVILGLSACAGSPDAADDDPAPNALEGAELTADEMAAYVPPTGAVFNRPTAAGAGAENAIQNHLIALIDHVPAGAEIRVVMYTWREAPVADALIRAHARGARVKVLMNNATDGDSTAMFDKLRAALGNYGASAPSWGAQCKRGWGCLGTGINHNKFFLFSQVGETKNVVVQSSANLTHDNRVKFWNNAYTTADQGLYGLYSKYFTRLTAGITRTSTPPNDAYTAENAGAYKLYTFPRAGSTSSSDTIVNVLENVTCSTDPSSRTRIRVAVLQLYRPAVASKLVALKNQGCQVYLAYESFDAGVDDIVRNKLTGIRHCAGDKTVHSKYLLIEAGAGSYAGEKGAKLVFTGSHNYSPNSLRNNDETILRVDNANVYQQYEDNFDEGVFASCPAWP, encoded by the coding sequence ATGCTCCATATCCGTTACGGTTTACCCCTTGCTGTGATCCTCGGGCTCTCGGCCTGCGCTGGGAGCCCCGACGCTGCGGACGACGACCCCGCCCCCAATGCCCTGGAAGGCGCGGAACTCACCGCCGACGAGATGGCGGCGTACGTGCCGCCGACGGGCGCGGTCTTCAATCGGCCGACCGCGGCGGGCGCGGGCGCGGAAAATGCGATTCAGAATCATCTCATTGCGCTGATCGACCATGTGCCGGCCGGCGCGGAGATCCGCGTGGTCATGTACACCTGGCGCGAGGCGCCGGTCGCGGATGCCCTCATTCGGGCGCATGCGCGTGGCGCGCGGGTGAAGGTGTTGATGAACAACGCCACCGACGGCGACTCCACGGCGATGTTCGACAAATTGCGGGCCGCCCTGGGGAACTACGGCGCCAGCGCCCCCTCATGGGGCGCCCAATGCAAGCGAGGCTGGGGATGCCTTGGCACGGGCATCAATCACAACAAGTTCTTTCTCTTCTCGCAGGTCGGGGAGACGAAGAACGTCGTCGTGCAAAGCTCCGCGAACCTGACCCACGACAATCGGGTCAAATTCTGGAACAACGCCTACACCACGGCCGATCAAGGCCTTTATGGACTCTATTCGAAATACTTCACCCGGCTGACCGCAGGCATCACCCGTACGAGCACGCCCCCCAACGACGCCTACACCGCGGAGAACGCAGGGGCCTACAAGCTTTATACATTCCCCAGGGCCGGCTCGACGTCGTCCAGCGACACCATCGTGAACGTGCTCGAGAATGTCACGTGCAGCACCGATCCCTCGTCGCGCACGCGCATTCGCGTGGCCGTGCTCCAGCTTTATCGCCCGGCGGTGGCGTCCAAACTCGTGGCCCTGAAGAATCAGGGATGCCAGGTTTACTTGGCCTACGAGTCGTTCGACGCGGGTGTGGACGACATCGTTCGGAACAAGCTCACGGGCATTCGCCATTGCGCGGGCGATAAAACCGTACACTCGAAGTACCTGCTCATCGAAGCTGGCGCCGGCAGTTACGCCGGAGAGAAGGGCGCGAAGCTCGTTTTCACGGGCAGCCACAATTACAGTCCGAATTCGCTGCGCAACAACGACGAGACCATCCTGCGCGTCGACAATGCCAACGTGTACCAGCAATACGAGGACAACTTCGACGAAGGCGTCTTCGCGTCCTGCCCCGCCTGGCCGTAA